The Leadbettera azotonutricia ZAS-9 genome has a window encoding:
- a CDS encoding type II toxin-antitoxin system VapC family toxin, whose amino-acid sequence MRIYLDNCSYNRPFDEQLAIIVRLEAEAKLYIQELVKEKQLDLVWSSVNEYENNDNPFPEKRERIKAWKDLATVHCTLNETILLNAGELMEQKLRSKDALHIASSIYAACDYFITTDKKILNKNIRGIAVVNPITFVEEYTNEK is encoded by the coding sequence ATGAGAATATATCTGGATAATTGCAGCTATAATCGGCCTTTTGATGAACAGCTTGCCATTATAGTCCGATTAGAAGCCGAGGCAAAACTGTATATACAGGAACTGGTCAAAGAGAAACAACTTGATTTGGTATGGTCCTCGGTGAATGAGTATGAAAATAATGACAATCCCTTTCCCGAAAAGCGCGAGCGGATCAAAGCCTGGAAAGATTTGGCAACGGTTCACTGTACCCTGAATGAGACAATCTTACTCAACGCCGGTGAACTAATGGAACAGAAGCTGCGCTCCAAAGACGCATTACATATCGCTTCATCAATCTATGCCGCTTGTGATTATTTCATCACTACCGATAAAAAAATTCTCAATAAAAACATACGCGGTATTGCGGTGGTGAATCCAATAACTTTTGTGGAGGAGTATACCAATGAAAAGTGA
- a CDS encoding HAD family hydrolase, whose amino-acid sequence MDKKMKFPAVAFDLDGTLYPNYSFYARLVPFLLKEQRYLRAFGKARDRLRAEECNLAAPNCLEVSSGETPGRLSERNLSFYERQAAYMGEILHAKPELLLQKTEKIIYRGWEPIFKKVRLFPHVIETLRALKEAGVRLGLLSDFPPEAKLENLGLGGLWDAVLCSEAIGCLKPGPLPFAELAKTMGCTPGEMLYVGNSFRYDVLGAQGAGMKAAWVVSRSKAKKQARGLKNAPAAELPAKPAADFVFSDYRKLRDYVLT is encoded by the coding sequence GTGGATAAAAAAATGAAATTTCCTGCTGTGGCTTTTGATCTGGATGGCACTCTTTACCCGAACTACAGTTTCTATGCAAGGCTCGTTCCTTTTTTATTGAAGGAACAGCGTTACCTGAGGGCCTTCGGGAAGGCCAGGGACAGGCTCAGGGCCGAGGAATGCAATTTGGCTGCGCCGAATTGCTTGGAAGTTTCGTCAGGCGAAACTCCAGGCCGCCTTTCCGAAAGGAACTTGTCATTCTATGAGCGGCAGGCTGCCTACATGGGGGAGATTCTCCATGCGAAGCCGGAGCTGCTCCTTCAAAAAACCGAAAAAATCATTTACCGGGGCTGGGAGCCTATCTTCAAAAAGGTCAGGCTTTTTCCCCATGTGATAGAGACCCTCAGGGCGCTTAAGGAAGCGGGGGTCAGGCTGGGGCTCCTTTCCGATTTCCCCCCGGAGGCCAAGCTTGAAAACCTGGGGCTGGGCGGGCTTTGGGATGCGGTGCTCTGCTCCGAGGCTATAGGCTGCCTCAAGCCCGGGCCCCTGCCCTTCGCGGAACTGGCGAAAACCATGGGCTGCACCCCCGGGGAGATGCTCTACGTGGGGAACAGTTTCCGCTACGATGTGCTGGGCGCGCAAGGGGCGGGCATGAAGGCTGCCTGGGTGGTTTCCCGGTCCAAGGCCAAAAAACAGGCTCGGGGCCTGAAAAACGCGCCTGCGGCGGAACTGCCAGCGAAGCCCGCAGCGGATTTTGTCTTTTCCGACTATCGCAAATTGCGCGATTATGTGTTAACCTAG